One window from the genome of Streptomyces cadmiisoli encodes:
- a CDS encoding ABC transporter permease, with the protein MTEFFDMPSDLQNSYLGLVGLHLREALLPVLAGLLVALPVAQLCVRLRWLYPPVLWVTTVLYAIPSLAFFVVLIDYTGMSEITVMIPLAVYSLVVFVPAIVDGVRSVPRETLDAATAMGFGPVRRYVLVQLPIAAPAIFAGLRVASVSSISLVSVGMLIGNQGALGNLLNSGMIYNQPRLVWLSVVGTAVLAVLVDAVLIGLRVLLTPWMPRGTGKTGRARTGADARPGPAALALKDAAR; encoded by the coding sequence ATGACCGAATTCTTCGACATGCCCAGCGACCTCCAGAACAGCTACCTCGGCCTGGTCGGGCTCCACCTGCGCGAAGCGCTGCTGCCGGTCCTGGCCGGGCTGCTCGTCGCCCTGCCCGTCGCCCAGCTGTGCGTGCGGCTGCGCTGGCTGTACCCGCCCGTGCTGTGGGTGACGACGGTGCTGTACGCCATCCCGTCGCTGGCCTTCTTCGTCGTCCTCATCGACTACACCGGCATGAGCGAGATCACGGTGATGATCCCGCTGGCCGTCTACAGCCTGGTGGTGTTCGTCCCGGCGATCGTGGACGGCGTCCGCTCGGTGCCGCGGGAGACCCTCGACGCCGCCACCGCCATGGGCTTCGGGCCCGTACGACGCTATGTGCTGGTCCAGTTGCCGATCGCCGCTCCCGCGATCTTCGCCGGGTTGCGGGTGGCGTCGGTGTCCAGCATCTCCCTCGTCAGCGTCGGCATGCTGATCGGGAACCAGGGCGCCCTCGGCAACCTGCTCAACAGCGGCATGATCTACAACCAGCCGCGCCTGGTGTGGCTCTCGGTCGTGGGCACCGCCGTGCTCGCCGTCCTCGTGGACGCCGTACTGATCGGCCTGCGTGTGCTGCTGACCCCCTGGATGCCCCGCGGCACCGGGAAGACCGGGCGCGCCAGGACCGGCGCCGACGCCCGGCCCGGACCCGCCGCGCTCGCCCTGAAGGACGCCGCCCGGTGA
- a CDS encoding ABC transporter ATP-binding protein, which translates to MIRIDSVTKRYPDGTVAVDRLSLEIPDRSITVLVGPSGCGKTTTLRMINRMVEPSEGRILLDGVDILQQPVNTLRRSMGYVIQNAGLFQHRTIVDNIATVPRMLGWGKEKARSRARELMERVGLDASLAKRYPYQLSGGQQQRVGVARALAADPPVLLMDEPFSAVDPVVRKGLQDELLRIQGELGKTIVFVTHDIDEAVKLGTMVAVMRTGGRLAQFAPPAELLTSPADAFVEDFLGADRGIRRLSFFPSAGLELLTAPIVAVDASAEQIAARSVGDVRYLLVTDLDGRPLGWSAPRELTAGSIVPERLLPHGRPFVAGTDSLRAALDCAVLSPTGWAVAVDGEGRAAGVVSQQAIGEAIRGAHAERRADGGAEKVAR; encoded by the coding sequence GGTCCTTCGGGGTGCGGCAAGACGACGACCCTGCGCATGATCAACCGGATGGTGGAGCCGAGTGAGGGCCGGATCCTCCTCGACGGCGTCGACATCCTCCAGCAGCCGGTCAACACCCTGCGCCGGTCCATGGGTTACGTCATCCAGAACGCCGGACTCTTCCAGCACCGCACGATCGTGGACAACATCGCCACCGTGCCCCGCATGCTCGGCTGGGGCAAGGAGAAGGCGCGCTCCCGCGCCCGGGAGCTGATGGAACGCGTCGGCCTCGACGCCTCCCTGGCCAAGCGCTACCCCTACCAGCTCTCCGGCGGCCAGCAGCAACGCGTCGGCGTGGCCCGCGCGTTGGCGGCCGATCCGCCCGTGCTGCTGATGGACGAGCCGTTCTCCGCCGTCGACCCGGTCGTCCGCAAGGGCCTTCAGGACGAACTCCTGCGCATCCAGGGCGAACTGGGCAAGACGATCGTCTTCGTCACCCACGACATCGACGAGGCCGTCAAGCTCGGCACCATGGTCGCCGTGATGCGCACCGGTGGCCGGCTCGCCCAGTTCGCGCCGCCCGCGGAGCTGCTGACCAGCCCCGCCGACGCGTTCGTGGAGGACTTCCTCGGCGCCGACCGGGGCATCCGGCGGCTGTCCTTCTTCCCCTCCGCGGGCCTGGAACTGCTGACCGCGCCGATCGTCGCCGTCGACGCGAGCGCCGAACAGATCGCCGCGCGCTCCGTCGGCGACGTGCGCTACCTGCTCGTCACCGACCTCGACGGCCGGCCGCTCGGCTGGAGCGCCCCGCGGGAGCTGACCGCCGGGAGCATCGTGCCGGAGCGGCTGCTGCCGCACGGACGGCCGTTCGTCGCCGGCACCGACTCGCTGCGCGCCGCCCTCGACTGCGCCGTGCTCTCGCCCACCGGCTGGGCCGTCGCCGTGGACGGCGAGGGCCGCGCGGCCGGAGTCGTCTCCCAGCAGGCCATCGGCGAGGCGATCCGCGGCGCCCACGCCGAACGGCGTGCGGACGGCGGGGCGGAGAAGGTCGCGCGATGA